Proteins from one Vicia villosa cultivar HV-30 ecotype Madison, WI unplaced genomic scaffold, Vvil1.0 ctg.000540F_1_1, whole genome shotgun sequence genomic window:
- the LOC131629268 gene encoding uncharacterized protein LOC131629268, which produces MACNPSWCEITSELLPFQTPQDHPDLLTRIFRSKFEQLKDDVINRGVLGKVKSYMYVTEFQKLGFPHVHMLLVLKSNDKLRDPKDYDSMVRAEIPKLQCEPQLHEAVVKHMIHGPCNVLNRRSPCMKDGQCKKRYPKQFCNETRQGTDSYSEYRRMFNEPTSIGRDRSIDNRWVVPYNPWLLLKYDCHINVEVCSSIKSIKYLYKYVYKGPDRVSMEVHKGSYMDEVQQYVDARWICAPEAIWRIF; this is translated from the coding sequence ATGGCGTGCAATCCTTCTTGGTGTGAGATAACATCAGAACTTCTACCTTTTCAAACCCCACAAGATCACCCAGATTTACTAACGAGAATATTTCGTTCTAAATTCGAGCAACTAAAGGATGATGTCATTAATAGAGGAGTCTTAGGAAAGGTTAAAAGTTACATGTATGTCACTGAATTTCAAAAACTAGGATTTCCGCATGTGCATATGTTGTTAGTCTTGAAAAGTAACGACAAGTTGCGTGACCCGAAAGATTACGATAGTATGGTTAGAGCTGAAATACCTAAATTACAGTGTGAACCACAGTTGCATGAAGCAGTTGTAAAACATATGATCCACGGACCTTGCAACGTACTCAATCGAAGATCTCCATGTATGAAAGATGGCCAATGTAAAAAAAGGTATCCCAAACAATTTTGCAATGAAACACGTCAAGGCACTGACTCATATTCAGAGTATAGGAGAATGTTTAACGAACCTACATCTATAGGTAGAGATAGGTCTATTGATAATAGATGGGTGGTTCCTTATAACCCTTGGTTACTGTTAAAATATGACTGTCACATTAATGTAGAGGTTTGCAGTAGTATTAAAAGTATCAAGTATCTATACAAATATGTGTACAAGGGCCCTGATCGTGTGTCTATGGAGGTTCACAAAGGATCGTACATGGACGAAGTCCAACAATATGTTGATGCGAGATGGATTTGTGCTCCCGAGGCAATATGGAGAATTTTTTGA